The following proteins are co-located in the Longimicrobiaceae bacterium genome:
- the alr gene encoding alanine racemase, whose product MSNSSTESRSRAWVDVDLGALRRNLLRVRDAAPGAALVPMVKADAYGLGAAAVVPACVEALAPHELWGFGVAAVAEGEALRAGGWQGRVLVCAPPPPGEYARAARVGLTPALSDVEAVARWAAEARSVGRPLAFHLEVDTGMGRAGLPWDEAAQWGGPVAAAAADLLAWEGCFTHFHSADEPDLAPTDGQEARFRAAVAALPPAPSGTGRLLHSANSAASIRRGGYGLDLVRPGIFLYGGRAGPGEAPEAVAAVRARLARVRRVPSGSTVGYGATHTALGPEVWGTAAIGYGDGLRRALATAGGEAIVRGRRVPIVGRISMDVTVLDLTAVPGAEPGDVATFVGADGGQEITADEVAARCGTISYEVLTGLGTRLPRVYTGAADPAP is encoded by the coding sequence GTGTCAAATTCGTCAACGGAATCCAGATCGCGTGCCTGGGTCGATGTAGACCTCGGCGCGCTCCGGCGCAACCTCCTGCGGGTGCGCGACGCCGCGCCGGGCGCCGCCCTGGTGCCCATGGTCAAGGCCGATGCGTACGGCCTGGGCGCCGCCGCAGTGGTGCCCGCCTGCGTGGAGGCGCTCGCCCCGCACGAGCTGTGGGGCTTCGGCGTGGCCGCGGTGGCCGAGGGCGAGGCGCTTCGGGCCGGGGGATGGCAGGGCCGCGTGCTGGTGTGCGCCCCCCCGCCGCCCGGCGAGTACGCGCGCGCCGCGCGCGTGGGGCTCACCCCGGCGCTGTCGGACGTGGAGGCCGTCGCACGCTGGGCCGCCGAGGCCCGGTCCGTGGGACGGCCGCTGGCTTTCCACCTGGAGGTGGACACGGGCATGGGCCGCGCGGGCCTGCCGTGGGACGAAGCGGCGCAGTGGGGCGGCCCCGTGGCCGCGGCGGCGGCGGACCTTTTGGCCTGGGAAGGGTGTTTTACGCACTTCCACTCCGCGGACGAGCCCGACCTGGCGCCCACGGACGGGCAGGAGGCGCGCTTCCGGGCCGCGGTTGCCGCGCTGCCCCCGGCGCCCTCCGGCACCGGCCGGCTGCTGCACAGCGCGAACAGCGCGGCGTCCATCCGGCGCGGGGGATACGGGCTGGACCTGGTGCGGCCCGGCATCTTCCTGTACGGCGGCCGGGCAGGCCCCGGAGAGGCGCCCGAGGCAGTGGCCGCAGTGCGCGCCCGGCTGGCCCGCGTCCGCCGGGTGCCATCCGGCTCGACGGTCGGCTACGGCGCCACGCACACGGCGCTCGGCCCCGAGGTGTGGGGCACCGCGGCCATCGGCTACGGCGACGGGCTGCGGCGCGCGCTGGCCACGGCGGGTGGCGAGGCGATCGTCCGCGGACGGCGCGTCCCCATCGTGGGGCGCATCTCGATGGACGTGACGGTGCTGGACCTGACCGCCGTGCCCGGCGCGGAGCCGGGCGACGTGGCGACCTTCGTGGGCGCCGACGGCGGCCAGGAGATCACCGCAGACGAGGTCGCCGCCCGGTGCGGCACCATCTCGTACGAGGTCCTCACCGGCCTCGGAACCCGCCTGCCCCGCGTCTACACGGGCGCGGCGGACCCCGCTCCCTAA